TGTTAATTGTTCACTCTTCCCGATAATTCCTGTGGTCAGTGAGGAAAGTCTAACTGTCCAATTACCCATTACCAATGACTAATTACCCAATATGAGTAAAGACCAACAACATCCTCTCTATAATCGCGATCGCCCTCTGATTACTAGTTTACTTGCCGCAGAGCCGACTGACTTAAATTTGGCGGAGTTAGCCAGATTGCGTGTACGTTATCAAGGGTTTCCTGGTGCGCGAGATATTCAGCAGGACTTGGATCGTATCATGGAAAGGTGGGGTTTGAACGAAACTGAATTATTTACTAAGACTCGTGAACTTCACTATCTGGGGGGAATTTATCAAAGTCGCGGCAAGAAGACAGAGGAAGATTGGAATTAAGACCGATGGAAGATGACAGT
The Calothrix sp. 336/3 DNA segment above includes these coding regions:
- a CDS encoding DUF3288 family protein codes for the protein MSKDQQHPLYNRDRPLITSLLAAEPTDLNLAELARLRVRYQGFPGARDIQQDLDRIMERWGLNETELFTKTRELHYLGGIYQSRGKKTEEDWN